From Fulvivirga lutea:
TCAAAAAAGAATTCATCATTTCTTGTAGACGAGTGTTCAACTCTAAAACCAAAAAAATCACCCGAAACAAATTCTGTGTCATTTACAGAGCCAATTGTAGTGAATGTAGTTCCACCTGATGGATCAGCCTCAATCAACCAATTGCCAAGATCATCTCTGGTAACTCTGATCCTCACATTAATAGAAGTCGCAACGGAAGGATTTGGATCTGTGATCAATGCTGTGGCTGAACTAGTCTTGAAAAAATCGATGCCATCATCGCTTCCAGTTTTACCTAATCGAATGAAATAACCTTGTGGTGAAAGGCTTAAATCTGAATCATTACTTACTAAAAAAATTTCAATATTGTTATCGCTACTTGGCCCAAATCCGTATCTGGCTTTGAACTCCCACACAACCTCATTTCCGGATAATGAAGGAACATTTTGAGTCGTTATACTCAATGTGGCAGTAGCTGCTGGTCCTGCTGATTGGAGTTCACCTGAGTTTACCTGAAAGTCCACCCCATTTCCAGACGCATTGGAAGAAACCCATACCGGATTAGCGGTAAAATCTCCATCACTGAAATCATCAGTAAACTGTGAAAAACCATTGAGTGAAATGAAATAAATTAAAAAAGCAAGTAAATGTCTTTTCACGGATGCTTGTGATTATCGATTCTAAACATCAAATGTACTACTTTTGCATACCTATTTACAAGTAGATATTATTAGCAGATTATGAAATTAGCAGTTGTTGGAGCAACCGGACTCGTAGGACAAGAAGTTTTAAAAGTAATTAAAGAAAGAGGGTTTGAATACGATGAACTTTTTATGGTAGCATCGGAAAGATCAGTGGGAAAGAAACTTGAGTTTAAGGGTAAGGAATATGAGGTCATAGGATTAGATAAAGCGGTTTCATTGCAACCGGATATTGCCATATTTTCTGCTGGGGGCAGCACTTCTCTCGAATGGGCACCAAAGTTTGAGGCAGTAGGTACAATTGTTATCGACAATTCAAGCGCATGGAGAATGAGTCCGAAACATAAATTAGTAGTGCCTGAGGTGAATGGTGATGTCCTAAGAATTGATGACAGAATTATCGCCAACCCAAATTGCTCAACCATTCAAATGGTGTTAGCACTGGCGCCACTTCACAAAAAATATAAAGTAAAGCGAATAGTTGTCTCAACGTATCAATCAGTTACAGGCACCGGTAAGGCTGCTGTAGATCAGTTAATGAGCGAAAGAAGTGGTGATGAATCAACAAAAGTGTATCCACATAAGATAGATATGAATGCGTTGCCTCACATTGATGTATTTATGGACAATGGCTACACCAAAGAAGAGATGAAAATGGTAAATGAAACCAAGAAAATTCTTCAGGATGATAGCATTCAAGTTACTGCCACTGCCGTGCGTTTACCGGTAATGGGGGGTCACTCTGAGGCAATTAATGTAGAGTTCGAAAAAGACTATGATCTAAATGAGGTTCGAGAAATTTTGTCAAACTCGGCTGGTATTGTTGTTAAGGATGATGTAGCAAATAATGTGTACCCTATGCCATTAGATGCCCAGGGTAAAGACGAAGTGTTTGTTGGTCGTTTGCGCAGAGATGAGTCGCAACCAAACACATTAAACATGTGGGTTGTTGCAGATAACTTAAGAAAGGGAGCAGCTACCAATGCAGTTCAAATTGCAGAGTACATGGCGGTAAATAATTTAGTTTATTGATTGAAGGCATTATCAACTCGAAGGTTCAGCAGTTCATTTTAGAAAATGAATATGCAGATCCTTTTGAACTATCGCTGAATCATAAGGAAGTTGAAGGAGTATCGATTCAGTTAATAGCCCAGCAAATAGCTGCCAGAAAAAAGGCAAAAAGTAAGCTGCCAACCTGGTACAAAACACCGCAGATTATCTACCCGGTAAAGGTTTCAGTAGAACAAAGTTCTTCTGAACTAACGGCCAACTATAAAGCAACACTGGGCAAGGGTAATTCCTATATTGATTTAACAGCCGGAATGGGTGTTGATACCTGGGCGTTATCACAGCGATTTGCAAAAGGTATTTGCTTAGAGCAAAATCAAGAGCTCGCTAGACAAACTGAGCATAATTTGAAAGCTTTGGGTGTAGCTAATGTTGTAGTGATTCATACATCTGCTGAGGATTTCTTGGATGGTAACACTGAGAGTTTTGATCTTATTTATTTAGACCCTGCAAGAAGAGATGCGAATGCCAGAAAGGTTTTTACGCTGGAAGATTGCACTCCAAATATTGTTGAGTTATTACCTGCACTAAAAAAACATGGAAATCAAATATTGGTAAAAACAGCACCCTTAATGGATATTAATTTGTCTATTAAGTCTTTGCATGGCGTCAAGGAAGTTCATGTTGTGTCTGTTAACAACGATTGTAAGGAGGTTCTATATTTAATCGATGATCATTCAAATACAGAAGTAAAGGTTGTAACGGTTAATCTGAATGGTCATGCAATAGAAAAGTTCGATTTCAATCTCGACAAAGAGTCAGAACTATCTGTTAATTACTCCCCTCCAAAAAAATATTTGTTTGAGCCTAACGCCTCCATTATGAAAGCCGGTGGTTTCAAATCAATTGCTACTTACTACAATTTAGATAAGCTACATGCCAACACGCACCTCTACACAAGTGATAAATTAGCAGAGAATTTTCCAGGCAGAACTTTCCAAATTGATCATCTTATCAACTATAATAAAAAGGAGTTTCACCAATTAGGAATAGGGAATAAAGCCAATGTTGCAACTAGAAACTTTAAAGATTCTCCTGAGCAGATTAAGAAAAAGTTAGGTGTAAAAGATGGTGGTGAAATTTATCTATTTGCTTTCACAGACATATCAGGCAAAATGAAATTAGCAATATGTTCTAAAGTGAATAAATCTTAGTAAGCACCTCATAAATCACAAAAAAGAGAAGTGCTGCAAATCCATAGACTTTAATAACTTTTTTTCTGTTTTGCCTGTCTTCCCACCAGAGCATATACCAGGGTTTAAAAAGGCCAATCAGCAAGAATAATAGGCTAACTC
This genomic window contains:
- a CDS encoding aspartate-semialdehyde dehydrogenase → MKLAVVGATGLVGQEVLKVIKERGFEYDELFMVASERSVGKKLEFKGKEYEVIGLDKAVSLQPDIAIFSAGGSTSLEWAPKFEAVGTIVIDNSSAWRMSPKHKLVVPEVNGDVLRIDDRIIANPNCSTIQMVLALAPLHKKYKVKRIVVSTYQSVTGTGKAAVDQLMSERSGDESTKVYPHKIDMNALPHIDVFMDNGYTKEEMKMVNETKKILQDDSIQVTATAVRLPVMGGHSEAINVEFEKDYDLNEVREILSNSAGIVVKDDVANNVYPMPLDAQGKDEVFVGRLRRDESQPNTLNMWVVADNLRKGAATNAVQIAEYMAVNNLVY
- a CDS encoding class I SAM-dependent methyltransferase, coding for MIEGIINSKVQQFILENEYADPFELSLNHKEVEGVSIQLIAQQIAARKKAKSKLPTWYKTPQIIYPVKVSVEQSSSELTANYKATLGKGNSYIDLTAGMGVDTWALSQRFAKGICLEQNQELARQTEHNLKALGVANVVVIHTSAEDFLDGNTESFDLIYLDPARRDANARKVFTLEDCTPNIVELLPALKKHGNQILVKTAPLMDINLSIKSLHGVKEVHVVSVNNDCKEVLYLIDDHSNTEVKVVTVNLNGHAIEKFDFNLDKESELSVNYSPPKKYLFEPNASIMKAGGFKSIATYYNLDKLHANTHLYTSDKLAENFPGRTFQIDHLINYNKKEFHQLGIGNKANVATRNFKDSPEQIKKKLGVKDGGEIYLFAFTDISGKMKLAICSKVNKS